ACAATTAGTAATAAAAAGTagtaaacttaaattttttttttttttttttttgaaagataatATAGTTAATTCTTcaagtagggatggcaatggggcatGGCGGGGCAGGGCCGAAGCATAGGGTCTTCATCTCTGccccgcatggttttgtcttgccccatcctcaccccgccccgcatgacggggaaaaCTTTCTCATTCCCGCCCCTTGGGGTCCTGCGAAGCCCTGCCCCACcctgtaaaactctactttttgttaatttgtcctacaactagtacaatttttttaatgaaacctatttcattaataaaaatatacttaaaattacaactaaatttatcccatcaaatcaaatcaatttttagaaaaaaaattgaataatatatctaagtgtttaacaagacaatcataaaaatgaaaaaaaaaaaaatttaaaaatctcatagtataacacataacaaaataaaggtagagaaccacattgggtagaataaaataagctaatattgatatgtttgtttaaatactagagttttagggtatgaaaaatttacaattataacatTTAGCAACGTAGGGCGGGGACGGGATGGGGCGGGGcagggtgggtctaaaaagtttaaacccatccccgccccgccccgtggtgcggggctaaaatcttgccccatccccaccccaccacctttgcggaGTGAGAAAAATCCACGCAAGGCGAAGTGAGGAGGGGCGAGTTAAGCAGGGCAGAGAAAAATTATCATCCCTACCTTCAAGTATATGGCATGactacataaataaaaaacataatttcaaaattttggaaaataatatcttattttCAGAGTAGactaattacaataaaaaattataaatatattaattataattataataaaaattaaaaaaatacatattttttttggacaaaatttagctacaaaattagttgtagccttaggttaTAAgaccttacttaataaaataaatattactacatattttgaaaatctaaccattgaattgcatgttctttatgctctttatacacatatcgaattttgtgtcaattggatattatttactatatgatctataagcttattttttatttataattttaaactacaaaaatttgcaatttaaacaatttattaataatatagctattgatatttaattttctataaattttgcaagcatgaaggatataagaagaaaatgtaatccaaagttggatttgtcaaaatttacctctaataaaaaaatattgagtaagattgtagctAATCtgttattttttgattttatcgAGTTATGGTAATTGACACTTTTAATGTCTCTAAACATGCTCAATGTTCAAATCCACCATCCTCAACGTCATAACTATCAAATTTTggaaagtatataaaaaaaattaaaaaataaagtttttttttttttgggggggggggggaaactTGAAGTATCTACTAGtttaaaataaatctattttgTTTCCATATATATTGAACATGCTATGCAGTAGACTATTAGTTGGTTCTTAGGATActtttggtacactgaatgaaGATTACGACagaaattgtaatctttattactaagaataaaatgtgttgtaatgtaataactaaacttattcattagtttggttgtgagttataacattagaatgaaacttaacatttattttaggaaatttcttactcatacaattatatctccttaaaaattgttatttttaaaatttaagagagagatgtgttattttttatgattttttatttttataattgttagatgtatatggaaagtttgtttatttggaaatatattaaattttaaaattattacacTTACTAATAAATAgctaatacaaccttttaacaaaatttaaaatgtttgttACATACATGTGTCCTTACATTTACAACTGAAAACGTATGTGTAACAAACAGTCGTACAGAactcttcaaaaaataaaaaataaaaaatagaaagcagTCATACATAATACAGATATCTTTAAAGGGCCCGGTTAATGtgttaagctttctatttttagaaatattttctcagaaattgaaaaaattatcattactttttccaaaaataaaaattaatgtgtgTTAAGCGCACACATTGTAAAATCCATCTTTAAAATATGTAACTAACGGTCATATGTTCAAACCATAACTAACTAAAGGTCATGTGTTCTTCGGTCTTCATGCGCTAGCTGCGCgagtcttaactcttaagtaTTAGGCTGCCACGCTAAGTCATTATTCAATCACTGCTTTCAGCTTTCTTGTGATATACCTTAATTCTTTCAGCGTTTTCTTTCActcaccaagaaaaaaaaaaatggccgaTGCAATCTCGTTTGGTCTTGTGCTGAAGATCATTGAAAAATTGGGCTCTACAACTTTCGATGAGATTGGATCAATTTGGGGTGTCAAAGATGAGTTCCAAAAGTTGAAGAACACTGTTTCCACCATTCAAGCTGTGCTTCAGGATGCAGAGGAGCAGCAGGACAAGAACCATCAAGTCAGGACTGGCTCATGAAGCTCAGAGACGCAATATATGATGCTGTTGACTTGTTGAGTGATTTCTCCACTGAAGATTTGCGGCAAAGGGTGATGGGTGGTGATAAAATGGCAAAGAAGGTACGTACTTTCTTTTCGAGCTCAAACCAACTTGCTTTTCGTCTTACTATGGCtcacaaaataaaagcaatgaGGGAGAGACTTAATGCAATAGCAAATGATAGGAACAATTTCCAACTGGTAGAACAGCCTTTACAGAGAAGGGTTGAAACTAGGGAAAGGGACCAAACTCACTCATTTGTAGGTGAAGAGGAAGTTATTGGGAGAGAAGACGATAAGAAGAACATCATAGATCTATTATTGAACTTTGATGTGGAAGAAAATGTCTCATTCATATCCATAGTTGGGATCGGTGGGTTAGGAAAAACTACACTTGCTCAATATGTATATAATGATGAGAAGGTGAagacttattttgagttaaagaTGTGGGTGTGTGTCTCTGATCTCTTTGAAGTGAAAACAATTGCTGAAAAGATACTTGGATCTGCAACTAGTACAAAACTTGAAAACCTTGATATGGATCAACTGCAAAATAAACTTCGCACAGAACTCAACCAAAAGAAGTACTTACTTGTGTTGGATGATGTGTGGAATGAGGATAATGAGAAATGGTGTAATTTGAAGAGACTTTTGATGGGTGGTTTAAAGGGAAGTAAGGTGGTGATAACTACACGGACCAAATTGGTTGCAGAGATTACAAGCACGATCCTACCATATAATCTAGAAGGCCTATCAGAAAAACAATCTTGgttgttatttaaacaaatgGCATTTAAAAAAGAGCAAGAGACCATCGATCCTAACCTCGAAGTAATTGGAAAGGACATCATACAAAAATGTCAAGGAGTGCCTCTTGTAATAAAGACATTGGGGAGAGTATTATACTTCAAAAAAACAGAGGATGAATGGTCTTATATCAAGGATAATGAACTTTCAAATGTAACTCGGGGAGAAAATGATAAGGGTATTTTACTGATTCTTAAATTAAGTTACGATCATCTTCCATCACATTTAAAGTGTTGTTTCGCTTATTGTTCATTGTTTCCTAAAGATCAAGAGATTCCAAAGCTAACATTGATACAACTATGGATAGCACAAGGGTTTATCCAATTATTAGATGAAAAGATATCGTTAGAGGATGTTGCAAATGAGTACTGCATGGAACTAATTTGGAGGTCCTTCTTCCAAGAAGCAGAAGATGATCACTTGAGGAATATAACTAGTTTTAAAATGCATGATTTAATCCATGATCTTGCACAATTAATCTCAAGGACTGAGTGCACACTTGTTAATTCTAATGCAATAAGGGTCAATGAAAAAGTACATCACCTATCATTTCCATCTTACAATGTTTTTGAGAAGAATTTAAGCTCTTTTGTCAAAGCAAAGAAGATACGTACATTTATTTTGACATCCTATTCCTCGTTATATGATGAGGAAGTAGAGGAAGAATCAACTCTCAATAAACTTATTTCTAGTTTTAGATGCTTGCGTGTGTTAGACCTACATGGTTTAAATATTGTGACAGTCCCAAATTCCATAGATAAGTTGGCATATCTAAAGTATCTTGATCTTTCGGAGAATGACATTGAAGTTCTTCCTAGTTCTATTATTAGATTGCTGAATTTGCAAACAATAAAGCTTTCTAAATGTGGGAAGCTTAAAGAGTTACCAAGAGGCATTCAGAAGTTGGTTAACCTCAAGCATCTTGATATATATGGTTGTGACAGTTTGACTCATATGCCAAGTGGATTAGGGGAGTTGACTTCTCTACAGACATTACAGCTATTCATTGTGAGTAAGGACACTGTAGGGTCGTCCTCCAAGCATTGCAATGGACTAGTAGAACCAAACAAGCTAAGCAGCTTGAGAGGagaattacaaattaaaaatttggcaTGGATAAAAGATGTTACCTCAGAAGCTAAGGCAGCAAATTTGAAAGACAAGCACCATcttagaaatttgaaattaagtTGGAATTGGGATGATAATAATGAAGCTCATGTCCGTGATGCTGAAATCTTGTTGGAAGGTCTCCAACCACACCAtactttaaaatatttggaTGTGGAAGGGTACCAGGGTATAAGATTTTCGAGTTGGCTTCCTTTGCTAACAAGCCTTGTTCATTTGAGAATATGGAAGTCTGATTGCCTATATCTACCTCCATTGTATCAACTCCCCAATCTCCAATATCTATATCTTCAAAGTCTGGCTAGTTTGGAATACATATCAGATCAGGAAATCATTGATGAGGTATTTCCTCCATTGGCATCATCGTCAACAACATTTTTCCCATCCCTAAAGTCACTCCAACTTTTGGATTGCCCTAATCTAAAGGGATGGTGGAGGAGGGATATTGTAAAAGACAATAGTGATAATTATAACGAGGATGTGCCAACAATGACATCAACATTGAGTCATCAATCTCAGCATCATATACCATTGCCTTACTTTCCTTGTCTTTCTTACCTGGAAATCTTGAATTGTAGTAAGCTGATTTACATGCCATTGTTTCCATATCTTGAAAAAGGGTTACTACTAAACAATGCCAACTTGAAGCCATTTCAACAGACAGTGGAAATGATGATGGTCCCTTCCTCCTCGTCCGCTTACCCACCTTTCTCCAAATTAAAGCATTTGTCTTTGTCTCAGATGCAGGATATAGAATCTTTGCCAGAGTATTTGTTACAAAACTTGACTTCCCTTGAGTATCTAGAGATTTGGGGGTGCCCTAGACTGAAATCTCTTTCTCAATTTATGCAAATTTTGACCTCTCTTAAGAAGCTGCAAATTGGGGATTGCGAGGAGATTGATCTGTTTAATGACGAGAGTGATGATGCCACTCAATGTGTTACAACTCTGCAAGTGCTTGAGATTTCAAATGTTCCTCGCTTGATTAATTTACCAGAATGGATCAAAAACCTCACATCACTTCGGAGGCTCAAAATTGACGAATGCCCCAATCTGACATCAATTCCAAAAGGGTTCAGCAGCCTCACATCACTTCAAAACCTTCAAATTTGGAGATGCCCCAATCTGTCATCACTTCCTGAAGGGATCAACAGCCTCACTTCACTTCAAAACCTTCAAATTTGGAGATGCACCAATTTGACATCACTTCCTGAAGGAATCAGCAACCTCACTGCACTTCAAAGGCTTCAAATTCATGGATGTCCTAATTTGATATCACTTCCAGAAGGGATAAGCAACCTTATATCAATTCAAAAGCTTCAAATTCACAGTTGTCCTAAATTGATATCACTTCCTAAAGGGATTGGTAATCTCACATCACTTCAATGGCTTGAAATTTGTGGATGCCCCAATCTGACATCTCTTCTCGAAGGGATCGGCGAGCTCACATCACTTCAGACTCTTGAAATTGATGGATTGCCTAATCTGACATTGCTTCCTGAAGGGATCAAAAACCTCACATCCCTTCAGAGGCTTAAAATTGATGAATGCGCCAATTTGACATCACTTACGGAAGGGATCAGCAATCTCACATCACTTCAAATCCTTGCAATTCGCAATTGCCTCAATCTGACATCACTTCCAGAGGGAATGTGTCGTCTCACCTCTTTACAAAGCTTGATGATTAGCAAATGTCCCCACTTGGAGAGAAGATGCCAGGAGGGAATTGGCGAGGATTGGCCTAATATTGCTCACATCCCAAAttttcaatatcatttttaaaGACTAGATACTTGTTCAGCAACCAATATGCTTCTGCTTCTATGGTAGGTACTACAACATGTACTTTCTAAgcaatcatttttatttattttttttaattttcctttctttttgagCTGACTTCTGTATCTTCTATAATGTTGATAATATCGGCAATTTATACTCAACTTAATATGCAGAATTTTTTAAGAACAGTACAAAGTTACAAACTACTGAATGGGAGCTATGGGAAACAAGGGAGGACCTTTCACATCCTAGAGATGGAAGGGAATGAACCTGGTCTATCATCAAATTTTCAGGTATATGTAATGCCAATTCTTCATAGACTCAAAAGCCATTTTATTCCTCCCTTTCTTCATTTTCCTTGGGTCTTCTACTGAAAAACATTTAAATTGATCCATATgcagaatataattttttctaagtAAAGATATAAGTAATTAAATCCCATAGGAAGGGGGTGGATTCCACTAGGCCATAAGGCCACTGCCCTCAtatgcaaaagcaaaagcaattGAAGCATAGAAAAAGCATAGTAACATTCTTTTACTTGTTTTCAAACTTATGGAGACTGAAATTGTGCAAAAAGTAAACAACTAGCTTGTGATTAccttatataattttctttttcttttaaaactgTCATTCTAGTTATGACTTCTTCACATGCCAAGAgtggaaaataagaaaaaaaattaaaaaataaatacataaaccCAGCATTGCTTCCTCATCCAAATAATTACTATCTCTGTATCTCAAAATTAGGTTGGCAAGGTGATATGCttggtttgtttattgatttaggTGCATTGACAGATTGGAAAGTTGCACTTGCTGATATTGGAGTGACATTGTGGTGGAAAATCGTTTTAGAGAACTAATCAGGTGTGTTTAGTTttgtaaattcttttttatGTATAAGCTTCTACCATGTGTTTAGGGTGCAGAAATCTCTATGCTTTTAAGTGATTGTTCTGTAGCTTAATTGGACTAAAAGCATAGCTTGAAATATAGGTTTAGGGATGCAATGGATTCCACTTTAtgagtttaattaaaaaaaaaaaaaggatgaattgaaatataaagtttaaaataatatattctttgGAATTGGAGAAACAAATTAATGAGCACTATTTTGTAAACCAGCGTAAAACATAGCATTGGAGATAACTGgattttgtttattattcttttctttactAGTCAGCATGATGCCTGGTGGAATAGATGAGACTGCTCTAAGACTACTCAAATATCCTTGAgatttgaattgatttttgaaGGATCATACACTCCACCATATCTCAAGTTTCATACAACACctttaagatttaatttttctgtGCTTTACAAATACCAAACtttcttttgttatctttttgtttaaattcaGTTAAGTTTCTCAGCTTTTCATAGCTTTCCTAAAAGTCAGATTAAGAATCGTTATCTTGTTATCTCTCCATTGACAGATTTAGTtaatcaaaatacaagaaatctGCAAGATGCTGCAAATGTTACAAATTTCATCTTCTACCAGTACCTTTTTGAGGATAGCTTCAATTTTTAGGCAACTGCTACTTGGGATGTTCAACTGCTACATTTTGGAGCATCAATATTTTGCTCATATCCTAAAATTTCAAGGGTAATTACTTCACTCCCccgctcccccccccccccccccccccccccccccccagttGTTTTGTTGGTGAAATAAGTTGTCTGTGAGAGTCAGTTTGAAGTAAATATTGATTTTGCTTGATTTCTATATGCTTCTACACTGTACATAAACTTATATTAATCaatttcagagagagagagattaatcAGAATCACTTATGTATGCTATACTATTTTCACAGCTCAAAGTTCTGTATCTGCATTATTGTTGTCCCACTAGTGTAACAAGCAGTAAACACTAATGCTCACTATTTGTCTGTATTGACTGTCTTATGCATGTAAATAGTCTGCTTTCACTATCAATTTAGAGagactagaaaaaaaaaagggaacaaaaatgaaaaagggcTGGACTTACCTTCTCTAACTACCTTtctatttcctttattttcatttagCTGAGCTTAAGAGTATTTGAATTGAAACTTTTATGGAAACTATTCTTCTAAATTAGTGATATAACAATTTTGTCGTTTACAGTAATAATAATTTCATCAAGatacttaaatttattttagaatctCATGTCCTGTACAATTGGCATgcaaaagacaataaaatacatttttcttaGGTATTTACTTTCTTCTTAGAAGCAGATTATTTGTTAGAGATTTACATTCAATAAAGTATGGTAGCATAAGCTTATATCATCTACGGTATGATTTGCTGCAATCCTAAATGTTTCATTATGTATATTTGATCCTCTATTCTAAAGTACAAATTCTGGAAGGAAAAGGTTCAAACCTCTGATAATATAATCTCATTCTTACCCTACATTGATTTGAAGCTACAAGGATTATTTACGAGATTGCAGGAAAGTATATATGATGATAGGAACCTTATGAGGATTATAAGATTCTCATCACATTCATTTAAAGTTGCATTTTCCATTCTAAATCTCTCTTGTAATATATTTTAGGTAAGGAAATTTGATTGGTTGGCCTAACCAATATAATGTCAGATTGGACAGGACTACATAAAATATACATCTATCTTCCCTACCTATTAATTTTCTGAGTAACTCAGTCCCCTCccattccattaaaaaaaaaattctcttgaGAACTTCTAGCTGAATAGAGTAAACTTTAGAAATCATCCAAAATTGCTTACTAATTTATTTACTAAACTCTGAATGCATGAATTACTGTTTATAT
This genomic stretch from Quercus lobata isolate SW786 chromosome 3, ValleyOak3.0 Primary Assembly, whole genome shotgun sequence harbors:
- the LOC115982590 gene encoding putative disease resistance protein RGA4, whose product is MKLRDAIYDAVDLLSDFSTEDLRQRVMGGDKMAKKVRTFFSSSNQLAFRLTMAHKIKAMRERLNAIANDRNNFQLVEQPLQRRVETRERDQTHSFVGEEEVIGREDDKKNIIDLLLNFDVEENVSFISIVGIGGLGKTTLAQYVYNDEKVKTYFELKMWVCVSDLFEVKTIAEKILGSATSTKLENLDMDQLQNKLRTELNQKKYLLVLDDVWNEDNEKWCNLKRLLMGGLKGSKVVITTRTKLVAEITSTILPYNLEGLSEKQSWLLFKQMAFKKEQETIDPNLEVIGKDIIQKCQGVPLVIKTLGRVLYFKKTEDEWSYIKDNELSNVTRGENDKGILLILKLSYDHLPSHLKCCFAYCSLFPKDQEIPKLTLIQLWIAQGFIQLLDEKISLEDVANEYCMELIWRSFFQEAEDDHLRNITSFKMHDLIHDLAQLISRTECTLVNSNAIRVNEKVHHLSFPSYNVFEKNLSSFVKAKKIRTFILTSYSSLYDEEVEEESTLNKLISSFRCLRVLDLHGLNIVTVPNSIDKLAYLKYLDLSENDIEVLPSSIIRLLNLQTIKLSKCGKLKELPRGIQKLVNLKHLDIYGCDSLTHMPSGLGELTSLQTLQLFIVSKDTVGSSSKHCNGLVEPNKLSSLRGELQIKNLAWIKDVTSEAKAANLKDKHHLRNLKLSWNWDDNNEAHVRDAEILLEGLQPHHTLKYLDVEGYQGIRFSSWLPLLTSLVHLRIWKSDCLYLPPLYQLPNLQYLYLQSLASLEYISDQEIIDEVFPPLASSSTTFFPSLKSLQLLDCPNLKGWWRRDIVKDNSDNYNEDVPTMTSTLSHQSQHHIPLPYFPCLSYLEILNCSKLIYMPLFPYLEKGLLLNNANLKPFQQTVEMMMVPSSSSAYPPFSKLKHLSLSQMQDIESLPEYLLQNLTSLEYLEIWGCPRLKSLSQFMQILTSLKKLQIGDCEEIDLFNDESDDATQCVTTLQVLEISNVPRLINLPEWIKNLTSLRRLKIDECPNLTSIPKGFSSLTSLQNLQIWRCPNLSSLPEGINSLTSLQNLQIWRCTNLTSLPEGISNLTALQRLQIHGCPNLISLPEGISNLISIQKLQIHSCPKLISLPKGIGNLTSLQWLEICGCPNLTSLLEGIGELTSLQTLEIDGLPNLTLLPEGIKNLTSLQRLKIDECANLTSLTEGISNLTSLQILAIRNCLNLTSLPEGMCRLTSLQSLMISKCPHLERRCQEGIGEDWPNIAHIPNFQYHF